CTATGTTAGCCAATGAATTTAATGCCTTAACAGATGAATATCATGTAGAGTTTCATTGTAAAATGAGTAAAACTTATGTGGCAAGTGACATCACCTTACTAGCAAGAATTGTACAAAACTTCCTCAGTAATGCCTTCCGCTATGCCCATAGATGTGACAAGAAAAACCAGAGTAAAGTATTGTTGGGTTGTCGAAGACAAGGTAATGAAATATCAATCCAAGTGTTCGACAACGGCCCTGGCATTCCGATAGACAAACAACAGCAAGTTTTTGACCAGTTTACTCAATTAAACAATAGCAATGTTATGGGCCCTAAAGGACTTGGCTTAGGACTAAATATTGCCCAGAGCTTGGCGAATATTCTTGAGCACAAAATTGATTTAAAATCGAAACCAGGTCATGGCTGTTTGTTTAGTGTTAATGCACCGATGACGCTAGCGCCTGCGGCAAAAGAGCAAACATTACCCCCTGCGAGTATGAGTTTGCACGGTGTAGGCGTATTGTGTATAGACAATGAGCCCGCAATACTTGATGGCATGTCTAAATTGTTGAGTGCATGGCAGTGTCAAGTTTTCACCGCTGTTGACGCCCAGCAAGCCAGAGAGCTTTATGCAAAACACGAAGACGAGATTGATATTTTACTGGTCGATTATCAACTAGACGGTTGCCAAGACGATAACACTATTATGGCTACTGATATGCTGATCAGTGAGAGGAATGATAGTTCATGTTCAATTGATCCCGTTAATGGCATAGGGCTTATTAAACAATTAAGAGCAATGAGTCCTTATGCACTGCCTGCCATTCTTATTACCGCAACGACAGGTGAAAACCTGATGGCGTTAACTAAACAGCATAATATTGGCTATTTACGCAAAATAATCAGACCCCTTGCTTTACGTGCTTTAATGAGCTCGTTACTCACCGAAGAACTGGCAAAGAATTACTCACAAAATAATACATAAAAAAGTACTGTGTGTGAGTATTATTGTTATACGCAGAGACAATAAATCAGGATAAGGGCTTGGTTGATTATTTGATTGAGTACTTAATTAAGTGCTTAATTGAATACTTGAACGAGTAATAAGCTGGCTATTGGGATTGAGCAACACAGCCTTGCTGTATAGCTCAATCAACAACAGTAGGTATTAACTTAAAGCATTGGTATCACTGACCAAAAGTGCTTTGATTTAATTGTAATTCATTTAAAGTGATCACCGCTTGAGTGCGGTTTCGTACACCCAATTTTAAAAAGATAATACTGGCATGGCTCTTAATGGTAGATTCTGATGTACCAAGCTGAGACGCTATTTGCTTGTTGAGTAACCCATCTGCAAACATTAATAGAATCTCATGCTGCTTAGGGGTTAAAGACGCAATTTTATCATCTATATTATTGACTTTTTCATTCGGGTTAAACTCACCGTCAGGTGTCCATAATGTGCCATTAAGTACTTCTTTTATGGCAACAAGCATTTGAGGTACCGGCGTCGATTTAGGAATAAAACCAGCAGCGCCAAAACTCATCGCTTTATGGATTGTTTCTTTATCTTCAAAACCAGAAATAACCACGATACCTAAGTCAGGATGTGAACGTCTAATACTAATTAAACTGTTAAAACCATGTGCCCCAGGTATATCCAGATCAAGCAAGAGTAAATCAGCTTTCTCTTCACTTTGTAAATGCAGCTCAAGCTCAGGAATATTTTGCGCATCCACAATTACCGCACTAGTGAAGTGAGATTTTAACGTGATGGTTAATGCTTGGCGAAATAGAGGATGATCGTCAGCCAATATTATTTTCATGTTATCGAACATAATTAAATTCATCCTTCAACCGACTATGATTATTATAATATCGGCTGTTTTTTATTAAATGAAAACTTTTACTATTACAAACACAATAACAAAGTCTGTATGAAGCTGCTAGGGAGATTTTAAATTTATCTTCGGTGTGTTGACAACAAAACAGCAGCATTGTCTGCAATTATTCACGTTATTTACGGGGGTATTACGCAATAAAAGATTGAATATAATTGAGGTTATTCTTTTGGATTTAATAACTCAGCATGCTCTAGTACTAATTGTTTTAAGTATTGCCAAACGGTATTTACATGTGACAATCGTTTACTCTCTGGATGAGTAACCAGCCAGAAACTTCTGCTAATAGTAATATCTTGGCTATGAAGTTTAATAAGGCTTTTATCTTGATCGGCAAGAAAACAAGGAAGAATTCCAATACCTAAACCACTTTTAATCGCAAAATATTGGCTGATAATGCTGGTGCTACTAAAATTTGCTTTTAACTCACCTGATAAATAACGGTCTAACTCTTTTATGTAGGACAGCTGGTCGGTAAATATTAGATTATCGACGTAAGTGACCCATTTATGTTCAGCTAAATTATCAAGGGTTATACCTTGCGGATATTGCTTTAAATTATGGTCTAAATAATCCTGATGTACGTAAAGCTGTAATTTATAATCGCAAAGTTTTGACACTATCATCGAGGTACTTTTGGGACGCTCAACTGCAATAGCGATATCGGCTTCATTTCTACTGATTTTTACATAACGTGAAAAAAGTAATAAGTGTACATCAATGCTGGGATGCTGTTGTTGCAATGTCAAAAGGTTGGGTGAAACAAAAAAATTACCTAACGCTTCGGTCACACCAATACGAACTAAGCCACAATTTTCTTCATTATTATTGTGAATACTGGAAAGTGCATGTTGTGCATCCTGCTCCATTTTACAGGCTGATGTAAGTAACATTTCGCCATCAGGCGTTAATACATGACCGTCTTGCGTTCGGTCAAATAGTTTTGTCGCTATACTTTCTTCTAACTTATGCAAACGCCTAGACACAGTGGAAGCATCCATCGTTAAGCGTTTAGCGGCTGTTGATAGTCGCTCGGCACGAGCAACCTCAAGAAATATTTTAATATCATCCCAATTCATCTACTTAGTCTACTCTTTCTAGAATGCCATTGCAAAAATGCAAAGCGTATTGCATTTATGTTTATTGTGACAACATTAAGAAAGGCCTATCTTGCTTATATCGATTTAAATAATTTTAATGTTTTTAATGTTTTTAATGTTTTTAATAAATAGAGGTTGCTATGAGTATTACTGAAGTTCCACTAATCATTAATGGTGAAAAAGTTCGTTCACAAACTACAGAGTGGTTAGATGTTTTAAACCCTGCGACTCAAGAAGTTGTTGCTCGTGTCCCTATTGCAACTGCAGAAGAAATTGAATTAGCCGTTCAAAGTGCACAAACTGCATTCAAAACTTGGTCTAAAACGTCGTTAACTAATCGTATGCGCATTATGGTAAATTTTGCACATTTGGTTCGTGAAAATACTCAAGAGTTAGCTGAGTTAGTAACATTGGAACATGGTAAAACATTACCTGATGCTGAAGGTGAAGTTGGTCGAGCGTTAGAAGCAATTGAAAATGCTTCTTCAGTAACTCGCTTACAACTAGGCGATATGGGCAATAATGTTGCTACTGGTGTCGACACTTATACATTACATAAGCCACTTGGCGTAGGCCTAGGTATTACGGCTTTTAATTTTCCATTAATGCTAGCGGCCTTTATGTTTCCGCCAGCAATTGCTTGTGGTAATACCTTTGTTCTTAAACCATCAGAGCAAGCTCCTTCATCAACAGTACGTTTTGTAGAACTAGCTATTGAAGCGGGTTTACCTGCAGGCGTTATCAATGTTGTCCACGGCGGCCCTGATGCAGTGAATGCGTTAATTGAACATGAACACGTAAAAGCAGTATCGTTTATTGGATCTACTCATGTTGGTACGCATATATACAATCACGCGAGCAAACATGGAAAACGTGCACAATCAATGATGGGCGCTAAAAACCATATGGTTATTATGCCTGATGCAAATAAAGACAGAGCTATCAATGATTTACTTGGTTCAGCTTTTGGTGCTGCCGGTCAACGTTGTATGGCTAACCCTGTCACTATTTTAGTTGGCAAGTCTCGAGATTGGTTACCTGAAATAGTAGAACGTGCAAAATTAATGAAAGTAGGTCCTGGCTCTCAGCGTGATGCTGACTTAGGCCCTGTTGTATCGCCTCAAGCTAAAAAACGTATTATCAGCTTACTTGATAGTGGTGTTGAGCAAGGCGCTACCATGTTAATTGATGGCAGAAACTGTCAGGTTGAAGGTTATCCAAATGGTAATTTTGTTGGCCCAACATTATTCACCAATGTTACTACTGACATGGATATTTATACTCAAGAAATCTTTGGCCCAGCATTATGTGTTTTAGAAGCTGAAACATTAGAAGAAGCCATCGCAATTATCAATGCTAACCCTAATGGTAATGGTACCTCTATTTTCACCTCTTCAGGTTGGAATGCGCGTTTATTTGAAAATGAAATTGATGTTGGCCAAGTCGGTATTAACGTTCCTATTCCGGTTCCAGTTGCCTTCTTTAGCTTTACTGGATCAAGAGCTTCAAAATTGGGTGACTTAGGTCCAAACGGTAAACAAACAGTTAGCTTTTGGACACAAACTAAGTCAGTAACGGCACGTTGGTTTGAACCAGATCATGAAGATGGATTGAATGTTCACACCACTATTAGCATGAAATAAAGCACCAACTATTTTTCGATAAGAAGTTCTCGACGCCTCTTTTTCAATGAGAGGTTATCGTCGAGAATTTATCATTGAGAGGTTAATAGTTGAGGATATTTTAATACAACAGTAGTGTATCGTCTTAGCACTGCCGTTTAAAATAATTAAGTACAAACAACAGGAGAACGTCATGGCGAATATTGCTTTTATAGGTTTAGGAAATATGGGTGGCCCAATGGCCATCAACTTAGTCAAAGCCGGACATCAGGTTTGTGTTTTTGACTTATCAGAGCAAGCCGTTGCTAACGTAGTAGAGCAAGGTGCAACAACGCAACCACAAGCCAGTGATTGTGTGAAAGATGCTGAATTTATTATTTCAATGCTGCCTGCTGGCAAGCATGTTGAAGCCGTATTTCTCTCAGAAAATGGCTTGATAAATCATATCGCTAAAGGCGCTTTAGTTATTGACTCTTCTACCATTGACTCTGCTACTTCAATCAAAGTTGGTACTGTTTTGTTAGAACAAGGTATCAATTTTATTGATGCTCCTGTTTCTGGTGGCGTAGGTGGTGCAACTGCCGGTACATTAAGCTTTATGGTTGGTGGCAGTGAAGCTGATTTTAACCAAGCTAAACCCGTTTTAGATACCATGGGTAAAAATGTTTTTCATGCCGGTAATCATGGCGCTGGTCAGGTGGCTAAAGCCTGTAACAACATGCTGTTATCAGTATTAATGTTAGCGACCTCTGAAGCTTTACAACTAGGTATCAGCAATGGTTTAGATGCTTCCGTATTGTCAAATATTATGAGTAGTAGTTCAGGCAGTAACTGGACTCTTGATGTCTATAACCCCTGCCCTGGTGTAATGGAAAATGTCCCATCATCTAATGATTATCAGGGTGGCTTTATGGTTGACTTGATGGCTAAAGATTTAGGCTTGGCGATGGATACAGCGGTAAAAAGTCACTCATCAACACCAATGGGTGCATTAGCGCGTAGTTTATACGCTATGCATGCTGCCAATGGTAATGGTGCAAAAGATTTCTCAAGTGCTTTTAATCTTTTCAATCAAGCAAAGTAAGTTATTTTCTTCTTTTAGAAATTACTGTAGCTACGATTAAGAACGATCCAAAGAAAAGGCCGATACATTATGTATCGGCCTTTTGATTTCATCAAAAGATAGTATTTTACTCAAGCAGTAAATCATTACTTGAATCAAATATAATAGCGTCTGCACTAGTCAGAATCGCCCCTCTCTACCCATTTACTTCCAAGTTGTTTTCAAGTTATTTTCAAGTTATTTCTAGCAAGTAAGACTTCCGCTTATCGGTTCAATTTAGCTAAATAAAAGAAGTTACATTGCAATATCCACGGTGAATTTTGCAAGTCTACATGACTCAATTCGATACATTTTTCAAAAATAACAACACTAATACCACTTCATTCAATAATCCTAACTCCTTACCCACTAACAATTAATCTAATTTAGCCCCCCAAATAGGACTGCTAATCCTCCCCATTTTGTTCAGAAAACAAATTAAACAATTAACACTTGTAAATGATAATGATTACCATTAGGATCTGCGTTCTTTTTAACGTTACATCTTTAAACATAATGAATAATAAAATGACAAAAAACAAAATATTAAACATGAAAAAAGTGTCTTTAGGAACAGTACTTATCTCTTCGCTTGTTAATCAAGTTTCAGCACAAGAGGTACCTGATATTGGTTATGAGTCGGACACAATAGAACATATTGCAGTTTCTGGCAGACCGATGAGTGATATTGAAAAACCTTCTACCGCAGCAACCAAAATGGATGTATCTATCAAAGATACTGGCCGTTCTATGATGGAACTTGATGCTGATGATTTAAAAATGCGTGCCCTACAAGATGTCAGAGAGGCGTTCAATTATGTTGCTGGTTTTAGAGCCAATGGCCCTGCGGATCGTACTTACATTGCACGTGGTTTTTCAACCAGTATAGACAATGTAATGGTCGACGGTTTACGTTCATTACAAGGTGGCGAAGGTGGTACAGGCTCTAAGTTACCAAGTACTTTTAATGCAGAAAACACGACATTCCTTCGTGGCCCTGAAGCAATTCTTTATGGCGCGGGTGTTGCGGGTGGTTTGATTAATATTACCAGTAAAAAGCCTCAAACGACGGCTAAAACATCCATTGGGCTTAATAACCGAAGTTATGCCTCAAGCGATACCGGTAATTTCAAGCGCAATGACACCAGCTTTAACCTAGATAGTACCGGCCCAATAACCGATGAAAGTGTGCTATATCGGGTGTTAGCACAATACACCCCATCAGGTGACCACTTTCAAGATGGTCGCGAAATTGAAGAACTGCTACTTGATGCTGCATTAAGCTTCGAACTAGGTGAAAACACCACTATATTACCCCGCTTTGAAAGAACCGATCGTAAACGAACGGGTGGTAGCGGTTATGCCGATGGTGTATTCGAGTCCACCTTTGCATCAGGTGAAGTGACAACTTATGGCAAACCTATTAATCGTGGTAAGTACTACGGTAGTCCAATAGATGTTGGTGAAAATGAATCAACAAGCGCCAGTGTACTGATCAAACATCAAATAGCTGAAGATTGGAAACTTGCTGCGAACTTCCGTCATAATGAAACTACTTCCAATGCCTTAGATTTGTACATTTCTGATTCATCAGCATTAGAAAATGAAGTAGGTAAGGATCTCGTTAATCGCAAATGGGTATACTCTGCGGGTGATGATAGCTATAACTTATTTGATATTAACTTTGAAGGTAAAGTGGAAACCGGTAGCATTAAACATCATTTACTTGCTGGTTATAACTATCGAGATATGGACATTAAATTTGCGCGTAGTTTTCAAGATAGCGCAGATGCGGTTGGCAAGAATCCAATTTCAGCCTCAAACCCAGATCAACAAGTCACGGGTCCTATTCCTGATGGTCTTGTCGATAGTCCTGCCAAACCACGCACTCAAACCGATACTAATATTTACTTAAAAGATCGTATCAGTATAGGTAACACTACCATAGCCGCTGGCCTTGCTTATGTTAAACAAGATCAAGAAGAGTTAAGCAGTGGTGAAACAATCGCTTCCAGCTTTGACGATACACTTTGGGACTTAGGCGTTGTACAAAAAATTAACCGTGATATTAATGTCTTTGCTACCTATAGCCGAGCATATGAACCGGTTAAAGGTCGTTATATTATCGAGTATGGTAATGGTAAAACAGACTATAAACCTGTTGAAGGCAATAACTATGAGTTAGGAATAAAGGGTGATTTACTTAATAACAATTTAACTGCTGCCGTTACATTATTTGCACTAGATCGTAGTAACAGCACTAAATTTAATCGAGGTGATGACGGTTGGGAATTATTGCAACTTGATGGTAAAAGTTTTGAATCAAAAGGTGTTGAAGTTGATGCAGCAATGTACTTTTCGCCAAAGTTTAACAGTAGTTTAAGTTATGCCTATACTGACGCACATGACACTGTCGGTGACGATAAAGGTGTTCAATCGAATAATACCCCTAAACATGCGGTATCACTGTGGAACAACTATACCTTTGATAAAAACATCAGTTTTGCTTTAGGATTACGTTATGAATCTGAACGTAATGATGGAGATTATAAAATAAAAAGTTATTTTGAAGCCGATGTCGGTGCCTATTACAAAACAGACGATTGGGATGCAGCATTGGTCGTTAATAATGTGCTTGATAAAAATCGAGTTGAAGCCGGCGCTAACTGGGTTACAGTACAACCTAATACACCTAGAGCGGTTAATTTGTCACTAAACTATCACTTCTAGAAAGCACTTCTATAAGGGCTTTCTAGAGAGCATATGCTAATCAATAACTTTACATTTAACTAGGCAAACACTCGTCCTTAATCTGTCAGTGAATAAGCAGGTTAAGGACGCGTTTACAAAAATCATGATCACAAAACTACCTCAAGTGCTTTCGCCAATACAAGTGGCTTCTATTATTCAATTAATTGAACATGGCAGCTTTAATAGTGGTAAAGATACTGCTGGCTGGCACGCAAAAGCAGTAAAGAACAATCTGCAATGGCAAGGAGAAACTGAATTAAATGAACAAATACAAACAGGCATACAAGGAGCATTAACACAGCATCCACAATTTACCGGCGCTGCTTATGCAAAGTCGATGATGCCCTTTATTATTAGCGAATCAACCTTAGGTGGCGGCTACGGCGATCATATTGATGATGCGCTCATGGTAAACGAGACAGTGTTACGAACAGACATTTCTTGCACGCTCTTTTTAACTCCTCCTCAAGATTACGAAGGCGGTGAACTAGTGATGAACTTATCAGGAATGGAAATGGCATTTAAATTAAACGCCGGTGACGCCATCATTTATCCAAGCACTACCTTACATCGCGTTAATCCGGTGACTTCTGGTTCAAGAAAAGTAGCTTTAACCTGGATTGAAAGTCATATCCCTCAAGCTTCACAGCGTGAAATTTTATTTGATTTAGACTGTGCCCGCAAAGATATTATGGAGCATCATGGTAAAACCGATGCCTTTGATCGTATCACCAAAACACATGCTAACTTATTACGCCAATGGGCGATGACATAGTAACTTTTGACAGGGTAAACTACATCTAGCTTATAAGTCTTATTTAACTAACTTATGAACTGAATCGGGTATTAAATGAATATTTCACTTAATACCCGATAAGACATTCAACTGCTGGTTTATCGTTAAATTCAGATTAAATAAAGGTTAAAGAGTGAAGATTACCTTAACTCTCTGCGCAATAATTTACCTACACTCGATTTAGGAATCTCATCAATAAAGACCACATGTTTAGGTGCTTTATAAGCCGTTAAACCTTGGCGACAAAAGCTGATGACATCTTTCTCTGTAATTTTAGCATCTTCAGAGTCTTTATCAGTAACAACAAAAAGCTTAACCGCTTCACCTGTTTTCTCATCATCAACGCCGATACAAGCAGATTCTAATATACCTGGCATTTTGGCCACTTCAGCTTCAATTTCATTTGGGTAAACATTGAAACCCGAAACATTAATCATATCTTTTATGCGATCGACAATATGGAAAAATCCATGTTCGTCTAACATGGCAACATCACCTGTTTTGAAATACCCATCAGGGGTCATACATTCAGTGGTTGCTGCAACATTATTCCAATAACCCGACATCACTTGCGGGCCTTTGGCACATAATTCACCTGACTGGCCTTGTTCAACACTATTACCCATCACATCACGAATGGAAATATCAGTGTTAGGCACGGGTACACCGATACCAGGAACATCATCAGTATGATCTACACTACCAAAATTTAACGTTAAAATAGGTGAAGTTTCTGATAAACCATAACCTTCTTGCAGTTTAACCCCGGTAACTTGTCGCCATTTATCAGCCACTGCTTGCTGAACGGCTGCGCCGCCGCCAATACAAAGTTTCAATGAGGAGAAATCAACGTTTTCAAAGCCTGGCGTATGTAATAAGCCGTTATATAAGGTGTTAACGCCGGTAAACATAGTCGCTGGGGTATTTTTCCACACCTCAACAAAGCTCGGCATATCACGTGGATTGGTGACTAAAACATTTTTAGCGCCAAAGCTAAAATAACTAAGGGTATTCGCCATCAAAGCAAAGATGTGGTACATCGGGATAGCGGTGATAACAATGTCATTGCCGTAATCAATATGCGCTTTAGCAAATTCTTTATATTGCAATATATTAGCGATTAAATTGCCATGACTCAGCATAGCCCCTTTAGATAAACCTGTGGTACCACCGGTATATTGCAAAAACAGTAAGTCATCTTGGCATAATGCTGGCTCATTCAAACCCAGAGTTTTACCCTGCGCTAGCGCATCAGTAAAACTGATGGTATTAGTTAAACGTTCGTCTACCCCTGCACAAGGTAAACCTTTATTAACTAAGTCATCTAAATCGACAGTGATAATATTCTTAATACCCGTATTATCTAAAATCTCGGCTAACATTTGGGTTGACGGAGAGAAAATTATAATCGTATCAACTTGCGCATCATTAAGTTGGTGTTCTAGCTCTCTTGGCGTGTACATAGGGTTAACATTAACTTGTACACCACCAACACGAATGATGCCCCACATGGCTATCGGAAAACATAAGGTATTAGGACACATTAGTGCCACACGATCATTTTTGACGACGCTCAATTTATTTTGTAAATAAGCGGCAAAATCGCGTGATAATTCATCTACTTGTTCAAAAGTAAGTTCCGCACCAAAATTACTGTAAGCAGTGTTCTTCTGATACTTTGCTGAGGTTTGTTGCAGTAAATCGGTTAAAGAAGAATAACGGCTTAAGTCGACAGTATGTGCCACGTTTTCAGGATAATTGGTAAACCAAGATTTAGTCATGTGCTTTCCTTAAGTAACTAGCTTTGTTTAGAATATAGTAGAACAAGCATCAAAACAAAACAGTAATAATACCAACCAGACTAACTAAATGATCTTTTAAAATGGTCTAAATATCCAATAACATCGTTGCTTTCAATCCCAATAGCCAGCTATTGCTCAATCAAGCGCCTTGCTCATGAAAATTTATCTTCATTAAAATTTGACCCCTTAATTAATCTCATTGGTATAAATAGTATAAATTGTTGTCGTTATTTTTATTGTTAAGTGACTAACGAATAAATAACTTATAGACAAGTTGATGAATTTCTTTGCCAAACGGTGGGAACAATAAGGACCCCAAACTGATTCGTCCTCGTGAAAGTACCGCTTTACTATGCGAGAAGGTTTTGAAACCTTCACTGCCATGATATTGCCCCATGCCTGATGCACCAATACCACCAAAAGGTAAATCGTCATTAATAACATGAAACGCAGCATCGTTAATACAAACGCCACCAGCATGGGTATTGAGTAAAACTTTCTGCTGAAATGCTTTATTAAAACTACAAATATATAGGGCAAGCGGTCGAGGTTTACTGTTGATATAAGCAATTGTTTCATCAATTTTTTTATAACCAATTATTGGCATTAACGGACCAAAAATCTCTTGCTGCATCACACTCATATCGTCAGTAACATTGGTTAGTATTGTTAACGGCATTTTTCTGGATGAGCCGTTACTACTGTCTGGGATTAACGGAATGATATTGGCACCTTTCGCTTTGGCATCCGTTAACAAACTATCAATTCGCGCTTTCTGTGCATCGTTAATTATGCAGGTGCAATCAACATTATCCTGAGTATTGGGGTACATAGTTTGATAAGCACCTTTAAACGCTTGTGTTAGCTCAGCTACCTTATTCTCTGGACAAAAGAGGTAATCTGGCGCGACACACGTCTGCCCTGAGTTAAGAGTTTTCCCTAAAATCAATCGACTCACCGCGGTTTTTATATCAATGTCATCATCAATAATCGTCGGAGATTTACCGCCCAACTCTAACGTGACTGGCACTAAATTTTCAGCGGCGGCTTTCATCACCAATTTGCCGACACCCGTTGAGCCAGTAAAGAATAAGTGGTCAAAAGCAATACTTGAAAAGGCTGCAGCCATATCTGCTTCCCCGCATACAATCGCGACTTTTTTGTGTGGGAAATTATTAGCCACTAATTCAGCCAATAGGATATTAGTGTTAGGCGTATATTCGCTCATTTTTATCATAGCGGTATTACCCGCAGCTAAAGCGGTGGTCAATGGCCCAAAAGCAAGAAAAACAGGGTAATTCCATGGCGCGATAATGCCAACCACACCTTTGGGTTGAAAAATAACTTCACCTTTTGCTGGTTGAAATAATATGCCGATATGTTTTTTTTCTGG
The DNA window shown above is from Colwellia psychrerythraea 34H and carries:
- a CDS encoding AMP-binding protein, which translates into the protein MTKSWFTNYPENVAHTVDLSRYSSLTDLLQQTSAKYQKNTAYSNFGAELTFEQVDELSRDFAAYLQNKLSVVKNDRVALMCPNTLCFPIAMWGIIRVGGVQVNVNPMYTPRELEHQLNDAQVDTIIIFSPSTQMLAEILDNTGIKNIITVDLDDLVNKGLPCAGVDERLTNTISFTDALAQGKTLGLNEPALCQDDLLFLQYTGGTTGLSKGAMLSHGNLIANILQYKEFAKAHIDYGNDIVITAIPMYHIFALMANTLSYFSFGAKNVLVTNPRDMPSFVEVWKNTPATMFTGVNTLYNGLLHTPGFENVDFSSLKLCIGGGAAVQQAVADKWRQVTGVKLQEGYGLSETSPILTLNFGSVDHTDDVPGIGVPVPNTDISIRDVMGNSVEQGQSGELCAKGPQVMSGYWNNVAATTECMTPDGYFKTGDVAMLDEHGFFHIVDRIKDMINVSGFNVYPNEIEAEVAKMPGILESACIGVDDEKTGEAVKLFVVTDKDSEDAKITEKDVISFCRQGLTAYKAPKHVVFIDEIPKSSVGKLLRRELR
- a CDS encoding LysR family transcriptional regulator, whose product is MNWDDIKIFLEVARAERLSTAAKRLTMDASTVSRRLHKLEESIATKLFDRTQDGHVLTPDGEMLLTSACKMEQDAQHALSSIHNNNEENCGLVRIGVTEALGNFFVSPNLLTLQQQHPSIDVHLLLFSRYVKISRNEADIAIAVERPKSTSMIVSKLCDYKLQLYVHQDYLDHNLKQYPQGITLDNLAEHKWVTYVDNLIFTDQLSYIKELDRYLSGELKANFSSTSIISQYFAIKSGLGIGILPCFLADQDKSLIKLHSQDITISRSFWLVTHPESKRLSHVNTVWQYLKQLVLEHAELLNPKE
- the mmsB gene encoding 3-hydroxyisobutyrate dehydrogenase, which produces MANIAFIGLGNMGGPMAINLVKAGHQVCVFDLSEQAVANVVEQGATTQPQASDCVKDAEFIISMLPAGKHVEAVFLSENGLINHIAKGALVIDSSTIDSATSIKVGTVLLEQGINFIDAPVSGGVGGATAGTLSFMVGGSEADFNQAKPVLDTMGKNVFHAGNHGAGQVAKACNNMLLSVLMLATSEALQLGISNGLDASVLSNIMSSSSGSNWTLDVYNPCPGVMENVPSSNDYQGGFMVDLMAKDLGLAMDTAVKSHSSTPMGALARSLYAMHAANGNGAKDFSSAFNLFNQAK
- a CDS encoding Fe2+-dependent dioxygenase, which gives rise to MITKLPQVLSPIQVASIIQLIEHGSFNSGKDTAGWHAKAVKNNLQWQGETELNEQIQTGIQGALTQHPQFTGAAYAKSMMPFIISESTLGGGYGDHIDDALMVNETVLRTDISCTLFLTPPQDYEGGELVMNLSGMEMAFKLNAGDAIIYPSTTLHRVNPVTSGSRKVALTWIESHIPQASQREILFDLDCARKDIMEHHGKTDAFDRITKTHANLLRQWAMT
- a CDS encoding TonB-dependent siderophore receptor, which produces MTKNKILNMKKVSLGTVLISSLVNQVSAQEVPDIGYESDTIEHIAVSGRPMSDIEKPSTAATKMDVSIKDTGRSMMELDADDLKMRALQDVREAFNYVAGFRANGPADRTYIARGFSTSIDNVMVDGLRSLQGGEGGTGSKLPSTFNAENTTFLRGPEAILYGAGVAGGLINITSKKPQTTAKTSIGLNNRSYASSDTGNFKRNDTSFNLDSTGPITDESVLYRVLAQYTPSGDHFQDGREIEELLLDAALSFELGENTTILPRFERTDRKRTGGSGYADGVFESTFASGEVTTYGKPINRGKYYGSPIDVGENESTSASVLIKHQIAEDWKLAANFRHNETTSNALDLYISDSSALENEVGKDLVNRKWVYSAGDDSYNLFDINFEGKVETGSIKHHLLAGYNYRDMDIKFARSFQDSADAVGKNPISASNPDQQVTGPIPDGLVDSPAKPRTQTDTNIYLKDRISIGNTTIAAGLAYVKQDQEELSSGETIASSFDDTLWDLGVVQKINRDINVFATYSRAYEPVKGRYIIEYGNGKTDYKPVEGNNYELGIKGDLLNNNLTAAVTLFALDRSNSTKFNRGDDGWELLQLDGKSFESKGVEVDAAMYFSPKFNSSLSYAYTDAHDTVGDDKGVQSNNTPKHAVSLWNNYTFDKNISFALGLRYESERNDGDYKIKSYFEADVGAYYKTDDWDAALVVNNVLDKNRVEAGANWVTVQPNTPRAVNLSLNYHF
- a CDS encoding response regulator transcription factor, producing MFDNMKIILADDHPLFRQALTITLKSHFTSAVIVDAQNIPELELHLQSEEKADLLLLDLDIPGAHGFNSLISIRRSHPDLGIVVISGFEDKETIHKAMSFGAAGFIPKSTPVPQMLVAIKEVLNGTLWTPDGEFNPNEKVNNIDDKIASLTPKQHEILLMFADGLLNKQIASQLGTSESTIKSHASIIFLKLGVRNRTQAVITLNELQLNQSTFGQ
- a CDS encoding CoA-acylating methylmalonate-semialdehyde dehydrogenase, with protein sequence MSITEVPLIINGEKVRSQTTEWLDVLNPATQEVVARVPIATAEEIELAVQSAQTAFKTWSKTSLTNRMRIMVNFAHLVRENTQELAELVTLEHGKTLPDAEGEVGRALEAIENASSVTRLQLGDMGNNVATGVDTYTLHKPLGVGLGITAFNFPLMLAAFMFPPAIACGNTFVLKPSEQAPSSTVRFVELAIEAGLPAGVINVVHGGPDAVNALIEHEHVKAVSFIGSTHVGTHIYNHASKHGKRAQSMMGAKNHMVIMPDANKDRAINDLLGSAFGAAGQRCMANPVTILVGKSRDWLPEIVERAKLMKVGPGSQRDADLGPVVSPQAKKRIISLLDSGVEQGATMLIDGRNCQVEGYPNGNFVGPTLFTNVTTDMDIYTQEIFGPALCVLEAETLEEAIAIINANPNGNGTSIFTSSGWNARLFENEIDVGQVGINVPIPVPVAFFSFTGSRASKLGDLGPNGKQTVSFWTQTKSVTARWFEPDHEDGLNVHTTISMK